The following are encoded together in the Pedobacter steynii genome:
- a CDS encoding trimeric intracellular cation channel family protein — protein sequence MEISTMETIETLGTVAFSISGSFAAMQRRLDPFGVLIIAFVTSIGGGTVRDLLLGDTPVAWMRDVNYCLLILLTSLATIFFKTHIKKFKVTLFLFDSAGLGLFTMLGIQKGIMFGLSPGICVALGTITGCFGGVIRDTFLNTIPLIFRKEIYATACILGGVLYFTLKYFNMKEDVANISVIAFIFVFRIVVVRYKLTLPKFGY from the coding sequence ATGGAAATCAGCACCATGGAAACCATTGAAACATTAGGGACGGTCGCATTTTCGATCTCCGGTTCATTTGCGGCAATGCAAAGGAGGCTGGATCCGTTTGGTGTACTGATCATTGCATTTGTGACTTCTATCGGGGGTGGTACCGTCAGGGATTTACTTCTTGGAGATACCCCGGTTGCCTGGATGAGAGATGTGAATTACTGTTTACTCATCTTGCTCACTTCTCTGGCGACGATCTTCTTTAAAACCCATATCAAAAAGTTTAAAGTAACCTTGTTTTTGTTTGACTCTGCAGGGTTAGGCTTGTTTACCATGCTGGGAATTCAGAAGGGAATTATGTTTGGACTAAGTCCGGGCATCTGTGTGGCGCTGGGAACCATTACAGGGTGTTTCGGTGGGGTAATCAGAGATACGTTCTTAAACACGATCCCTTTGATCTTTAGAAAGGAAATCTATGCGACTGCCTGTATCCTTGGAGGAGTACTCTATTTTACGCTCAAGTATTTCAATATGAAAGAAGATGTGGCCAACATCTCGGTCATCGCCTTTATATTTGTGTTCAGGATTGTGGTGGTGAGGTATAAGCTGACCTTGCCTAAATTCGGATATTAA
- a CDS encoding FtsB family cell division protein, translated as MERLLELIRNKYFLSVAAFIVWMLFFDKNDMLSQYEFRSEVNKLQEEKDFYERETAIVKKDLNELNTNLNTAEKFAREKYFMKKDNEDVFVIVKEAPKD; from the coding sequence ATGGAACGTTTGCTGGAATTGATACGCAATAAATACTTTCTGTCTGTAGCTGCATTCATTGTATGGATGCTGTTTTTTGACAAGAATGATATGCTCTCTCAATACGAGTTCCGTTCTGAGGTAAACAAACTTCAGGAGGAAAAGGATTTTTATGAAAGAGAAACAGCTATTGTCAAAAAAGACCTGAATGAGCTGAATACCAATCTGAATACTGCCGAGAAGTTTGCACGTGAAAAATATTTTATGAAAAAAGACAATGAAGATGTCTTTGTTATCGTAAAAGAAGCCCCGAAAGATTAA